A portion of the Adhaeribacter radiodurans genome contains these proteins:
- a CDS encoding DNA topoisomerase IV subunit B: MAEVTNNYTEDSIRSLDWREHIRLRPGMYIGKLGDGSSQDDGIYILVKEIIDNSIDEYVMGNGKTIEIKITDHKVQVRDYGRGIPLGKVIDCVSKINTGGKYDSKAFQKSVGLNGVGTKATNALASYFKVQSVRDGQMKVAEFERGELLNDHPVIETNQRNGTTITFVPDDTIFKNYRFIPEYLENQIRNYVYLNAGLTINFNGQKFYSENGLKDLLTHKTDIEALRYEIIHLSGEDIEIALSHGNEYGEEYYSFVNGQYTTQGGTHLAAFRESIAKTVKEFFKKDYEASDVRASIIGAISIRVQEPVFESQTKTKLGSIQMGPDSPSVRNYIHDFVKEHLDNFLHKNPAVADAMKRRIEQSERERKDMAGIKKLANQRAKKANLHNRKLRDCRVHFTDEQNEKHLLSTLFITEGDSASGSITKSRNVDTEAVFSLRGKPLNCFGLKKKVVYENEEFNLLQHALNIEESLEDLRYNRVVIATDADVDGMHIRLLLLTFFLQFFPDLVKNGHLFILETPLFRVRNKKETIYCYNEEEKQAAMKKLGKNPEITRFKGLGEISPDEFGRFIGDNIRLEPVILNTETSIQKILSYFMGKNTPERQNFIIDNLKVEKDIVEDVEEEVYA; this comes from the coding sequence ATGGCTGAAGTAACAAACAATTATACCGAAGATAGTATCCGCTCCCTAGATTGGCGTGAGCACATCCGGCTCCGGCCCGGTATGTACATTGGTAAGCTGGGCGATGGCTCCTCGCAGGATGATGGTATTTATATTCTGGTAAAAGAAATTATCGATAACTCCATTGATGAATACGTGATGGGGAACGGTAAAACCATTGAAATTAAAATCACCGATCATAAAGTACAGGTGCGCGATTACGGCCGTGGTATTCCGTTAGGCAAGGTAATCGACTGTGTGAGTAAAATTAATACCGGCGGTAAGTACGACAGCAAAGCTTTTCAGAAATCAGTTGGTTTAAATGGGGTAGGTACCAAGGCTACTAACGCCCTGGCCAGTTATTTTAAAGTTCAGTCTGTACGCGACGGTCAGATGAAAGTAGCTGAATTTGAACGTGGGGAGTTACTGAATGACCATCCGGTAATTGAAACTAACCAGCGTAACGGAACCACCATTACCTTCGTGCCGGACGATACCATTTTTAAAAATTATCGTTTTATCCCGGAATACCTGGAAAACCAGATCCGTAATTACGTGTATCTGAATGCGGGCTTAACCATAAACTTTAACGGTCAGAAATTTTATTCCGAAAACGGCCTGAAAGATTTATTGACCCATAAAACCGATATAGAAGCCCTTCGATACGAAATCATCCATTTAAGTGGCGAAGACATTGAGATTGCCTTATCTCACGGTAATGAATACGGCGAAGAATATTATTCCTTTGTTAATGGCCAGTATACTACCCAAGGGGGAACCCACTTAGCGGCTTTTCGCGAATCTATTGCCAAAACTGTTAAAGAATTCTTCAAGAAAGATTACGAGGCTTCGGATGTGCGGGCATCTATAATAGGAGCTATCAGCATACGGGTACAGGAACCGGTATTTGAATCTCAGACTAAAACTAAACTGGGTTCTATTCAAATGGGGCCAGATAGTCCGTCCGTGCGCAATTACATTCATGATTTTGTAAAAGAACACCTCGATAATTTTCTGCACAAAAACCCGGCTGTGGCTGATGCCATGAAACGCCGCATTGAGCAAAGTGAGCGGGAGCGCAAAGACATGGCCGGGATTAAAAAACTAGCTAATCAACGCGCCAAAAAAGCCAACCTGCACAACCGCAAATTGCGCGATTGTCGGGTACATTTTACCGATGAGCAAAACGAAAAACACCTGCTTTCTACCTTATTTATTACGGAAGGGGACTCGGCGAGTGGCTCTATTACTAAATCGCGCAACGTAGATACCGAGGCAGTTTTTAGCTTGCGCGGTAAACCGCTTAATTGCTTTGGCTTAAAGAAAAAGGTAGTATACGAAAACGAAGAGTTTAACCTTCTCCAGCACGCCTTGAATATTGAAGAAAGCCTGGAAGATTTACGTTATAACCGGGTTGTGATTGCTACCGATGCCGACGTAGACGGCATGCACATTCGCTTGCTGCTACTTACCTTCTTCTTACAGTTTTTCCCGGATTTAGTAAAAAATGGCCACTTGTTTATTCTGGAAACGCCTTTGTTCCGGGTGCGCAACAAAAAAGAAACTATTTACTGCTACAACGAAGAAGAAAAGCAGGCGGCCATGAAAAAACTGGGTAAAAACCCAGAAATCACCCGGTTTAAAGGATTAGGTGAGATTTCACCGGATGAGTTTGGTAGGTTTATCGGCGATAATATTCGATTAGAACCGGTTATTTTAAATACCGAAACTTCTATCCAGAAAATACTGAGTTATTTTATGGGTAAGAACACACCGGAACGTCAGAATTTTATTATCGACAACCTCAAGGTAGAAAAAGACATTGTTGAGGACGTAGAAGAGGAAGTTTATGCTTAA
- a CDS encoding DNA gyrase/topoisomerase IV subunit A produces MLKDTENENDALLNGEEPFAGEEKIHEITAVDGMYQNWFLDYASYVILERAVPAIEDGLKPVQRRILHAMKEMDDGRFNKVANIIGQTMQYHPHGDASIGDAIVNLGQKDLLIETQGNWGDVRTGDSAAAARYIEARLSKFALDVVYNPDTTVWQASYDGRKNEPVTLPVKFPLLLAQGVEGIAVGLSTKIMPHNFKELVRASIDVLKKKPIQLFPDFPTAGMVDVTDYKGGVRGSRIRIRATIEKVDKTLLIIRDVPYGTTTTALMESIVKASENNKIKIKKVIDNTAANVEIHVQLPPGVSPDLTIDALYAFTDCEISISPNTCVIIDDKPHFLTVEEVLRISTQKTVDLLQRELEIKLAELDQKWHMSSLEKIFIENRIYRKIEECETWEAVLEAIDKGLKPFRKLLRRDVTTEDILRLTEIKIKRISKYDSFKADEYIKKLEEEMAETADNLANIIRFSISYFENLIKKYGTGRDRKTQIRTFDVITAQKVAIANQKLYVNRTDGFVGYGLKKDESVEFVTDCSDMDDVIAITKDGKFRVTRIAEKTFVGKDIIYAGIYNKNDEHMVYNMIYVDGKTGISFAKRFSVTGITRDKEYDLTKGNKGTKVHYLTANPNSESEVVNITLTPASTARVKSFDFDFAELMIKGKGSLGNTVTKYPVKKIVQKSRGESTLGGREIYYDEVIGRLNTESRGKYLGSFNTEDTILVIYKDGSYEQTSFELTNHYDVANIEIIQKFDPESVISAVHYDGENKYTYVKRFKIETSTIGKRFVFISENKGSKLVSVSAHPEPQVEIKFQGDKKSEKETENILLNEFIDVKGWKATGNKLNYFRIFGISLLKPTSEDIISKPVKGLSPRRIAKPDAVALALEDNLVGVQPDSQNTEKLLVDSSVEDNAASPESKPKKRQLNLF; encoded by the coding sequence ATGCTTAAGGATACTGAAAATGAGAATGATGCGCTGTTGAACGGAGAAGAACCGTTTGCCGGCGAAGAAAAGATACACGAAATTACCGCCGTTGATGGCATGTACCAAAATTGGTTCCTGGATTACGCTTCGTACGTAATCCTGGAGCGGGCCGTACCCGCCATTGAAGACGGCTTAAAACCTGTGCAGCGTCGCATCCTGCACGCCATGAAAGAAATGGATGATGGTCGCTTTAACAAAGTGGCCAACATTATTGGGCAAACCATGCAGTATCACCCGCACGGCGATGCTTCTATTGGCGATGCGATCGTGAACTTAGGTCAGAAAGATTTACTAATTGAAACTCAAGGAAACTGGGGCGATGTGCGCACCGGCGACAGTGCAGCCGCTGCCCGTTACATTGAGGCAAGGTTGTCTAAATTTGCCTTAGATGTAGTTTACAACCCCGATACCACAGTCTGGCAGGCATCTTACGATGGCCGCAAAAATGAACCGGTGACTCTACCGGTTAAATTTCCATTGCTGCTGGCCCAAGGTGTGGAAGGTATAGCGGTAGGTTTATCTACCAAGATCATGCCCCACAACTTTAAGGAGTTGGTCCGGGCATCTATTGATGTTTTAAAGAAAAAACCTATTCAGCTATTTCCGGATTTCCCAACGGCTGGAATGGTAGACGTTACGGATTACAAAGGAGGAGTTCGGGGGAGCCGCATCCGAATTCGGGCTACAATTGAGAAAGTTGATAAAACTTTACTCATTATCCGGGATGTGCCATACGGCACCACTACCACGGCGCTGATGGAGTCCATTGTAAAAGCCAGCGAGAACAATAAAATCAAAATTAAAAAGGTAATCGATAACACCGCGGCTAACGTGGAAATTCACGTGCAATTGCCACCTGGTGTATCTCCCGACTTAACAATTGATGCGCTGTATGCCTTTACCGATTGTGAGATTTCAATCTCGCCTAATACTTGCGTTATTATTGATGATAAGCCTCATTTCTTAACGGTAGAGGAAGTGCTAAGAATTTCTACCCAAAAAACGGTAGATTTATTACAGCGCGAACTAGAGATTAAGTTGGCCGAACTCGACCAGAAATGGCATATGTCGTCTTTGGAGAAAATTTTCATCGAAAACCGTATTTACCGCAAAATAGAAGAATGTGAAACGTGGGAGGCAGTACTCGAAGCGATTGATAAAGGATTAAAGCCTTTCAGAAAGTTATTACGCCGGGATGTTACCACTGAAGATATCTTACGACTGACCGAAATTAAAATTAAGCGAATTTCGAAATACGATTCCTTTAAAGCGGACGAGTACATTAAAAAGCTGGAAGAGGAAATGGCCGAAACCGCCGATAATCTGGCTAACATTATTCGCTTCTCTATTTCTTATTTTGAAAATTTAATTAAGAAATATGGTACTGGTAGAGACCGCAAAACGCAGATTCGCACCTTTGATGTTATAACCGCGCAAAAAGTAGCTATTGCTAACCAGAAGTTGTATGTAAACCGAACCGATGGGTTTGTAGGTTATGGCTTGAAAAAAGATGAATCGGTAGAGTTTGTAACCGATTGCTCCGATATGGACGATGTTATTGCGATTACCAAAGACGGTAAGTTCCGGGTAACCAGAATTGCGGAGAAAACCTTTGTGGGCAAAGACATTATTTATGCAGGTATCTACAATAAAAATGATGAACACATGGTGTACAACATGATTTATGTAGATGGTAAAACCGGTATTTCCTTCGCAAAACGTTTCTCTGTAACCGGTATTACCCGTGATAAAGAATATGATTTAACGAAAGGCAATAAAGGCACCAAAGTACATTATCTAACCGCCAATCCCAACAGCGAATCAGAAGTGGTGAATATAACGCTTACCCCAGCTTCCACGGCGCGGGTTAAATCTTTTGATTTTGACTTTGCTGAGTTAATGATTAAAGGCAAAGGTTCCTTGGGGAATACCGTTACTAAATACCCGGTTAAGAAAATAGTGCAGAAAAGCCGGGGTGAATCTACTTTAGGTGGCCGGGAAATTTATTACGACGAAGTAATTGGCCGTTTAAACACTGAATCGCGTGGCAAATACCTGGGCTCGTTTAATACAGAAGATACTATTCTGGTGATATATAAAGATGGTTCCTATGAACAAACGTCATTTGAATTAACTAACCATTATGATGTAGCTAATATCGAAATTATTCAAAAGTTCGATCCGGAAAGCGTAATCTCAGCGGTTCACTACGATGGGGAAAATAAATATACCTATGTAAAACGTTTTAAAATCGAGACTTCTACCATTGGTAAAAGATTTGTATTTATCAGTGAAAACAAAGGTTCTAAATTGGTTTCCGTTTCCGCTCACCCGGAACCACAAGTAGAAATTAAATTTCAGGGCGATAAAAAATCAGAAAAAGAAACTGAAAATATATTGTTAAATGAATTTATTGACGTAAAAGGTTGGAAAGCTACTGGTAATAAATTAAATTACTTCAGAATTTTTGGCATCAGCCTACTCAAACCCACTTCCGAAGATATTATAAGTAAACCTGTAAAAGGTTTGTCTCCGCGCCGGATAGCAAAACCAGACGCCGTAGCTCTTGCTTTGGAAGATAATCTGGTGGGAGTGCAACCTGATTCTCAAAATACTGAAAAACTGTTAGTAGATAGTTCCGTAGAAGATAATGCTGCTTCTCCGGAATCAAAACCAAAGAAGCGACAACTAAATTTATTTTAA
- a CDS encoding tetratricopeptide repeat protein, with the protein MIKVWNKSFGVWLVLMCICCRAFSLNTSDELVREANQLLGEYKDAEALQKFEEVLVVNPDHYEALYKVSLLHSRIGLRYSDELQKGEHFILAKDFAEKALKVKKQGAESNYVMALALSNLSFVSGAKARISNLKEIKSYIDKSLASNPNYANSWHLLGRWHYKVANMNVFECAISKLIKGCTKSEASNKQAVNCFQKAIKLDGSNLNYYYDLAIVYREMKEVDQSIAILQNAMQVQPITTEDLELSRRCKVMLNNLSPS; encoded by the coding sequence ATGATAAAGGTCTGGAACAAATCGTTTGGTGTGTGGCTCGTGTTGATGTGTATTTGTTGCCGGGCCTTTTCTCTTAACACCTCTGATGAACTTGTTCGGGAGGCTAATCAACTATTAGGCGAATACAAAGATGCTGAAGCGCTTCAAAAATTTGAAGAAGTTTTGGTGGTAAATCCTGATCATTACGAAGCCCTGTATAAAGTTAGTTTATTACACTCCCGGATTGGATTACGCTACTCGGATGAATTACAAAAAGGAGAGCATTTTATTTTAGCAAAAGACTTTGCTGAAAAAGCTTTAAAAGTAAAAAAACAAGGTGCTGAATCTAATTATGTAATGGCCTTAGCTCTGTCAAATTTATCTTTTGTTTCTGGTGCTAAAGCGCGGATTAGTAATTTAAAAGAAATTAAATCTTATATAGATAAATCTTTAGCTTCTAATCCTAACTACGCCAATTCGTGGCATTTATTAGGTCGCTGGCATTATAAGGTGGCCAACATGAATGTATTTGAGTGTGCCATCTCTAAATTAATTAAAGGCTGTACTAAGTCGGAGGCAAGTAACAAACAAGCGGTTAATTGCTTTCAAAAAGCCATAAAATTAGATGGTAGCAATCTTAATTATTATTATGATCTGGCAATTGTTTACCGCGAAATGAAAGAGGTAGACCAGAGTATTGCCATATTACAAAACGCTATGCAAGTGCAACCCATCACCACTGAAGATTTAGAACTTAGCCGTCGATGCAAAGTGATGCTTAATAACCTGAGTCCTAGTTAA
- a CDS encoding DUF5686 and carboxypeptidase-like regulatory domain-containing protein: protein MYKFLFIAILVLSVLTSRAQNRIFGKVTDAATGEVLPFVNVYIKNTNIGTTTDDKGTFNIKLSKLPDSLTVSFVGYRTLSKALKRGVSVQELNFKLFASTLNLQEVVIRPGENPAFKIMRQVIEHKKTNDKRRLRAYQFEAYTKMQFDIDNLAPKKKKIGLRTALSAVVDSQMYIQSNDGKKVLPFFISESVSDFYYNRDPRKTKEIVKASKVTGYGIQDGNLVAQVIGNSYQDYNFYQNYVSVLQKNFISPMADGWKSAYEYDLVDSVYIGKTRCYKIKIEPKRAQDLAFNGSIWIADSSFALRKIDVLVSKAANINFVEKIHLVQEALPVTGGTWLPSKTDLTMNLARISESRPGIIAKINTSCKNILVNQEQKQSFFDQPIVLADKANSSSESFWEQSRHDTLTAVEKQVYSLIDSIKSTPRIKHITKVVTVLATGYFKAGPINIGRYPYFYAHNNVEGHRFQVGGKTNIDFSNKWELKGFAAYGTLDKRFKYETSARFIISRKKWSEVGFTRKEDVERVGLMSEKLEDSYFLTGFSRFGDLRRPFYLTQTSGYLQRDIFPGLRQRISLSNRIFKPEYDFAYYRQEGEQPKVLTRDFSSTTVTFFTRYAQNEVFVQNDNERISLGSTTHWPIFTFKYTLGLNGLFGSTVDYQRIDVGVKHDFVMGRLGNAIYRLEAGKIYSPVPYPLLENHLGNETPFYYAQTFNLMNYFEFASDTYASLHYEQYFEGLLFNRLPLIKKLKWRIVGTSNVLYGQLSKENQALISPVGYNGTPQEPVGTLNKTPYVEAGYAIENIFKVLRIDAFHRVTYLQNPDVKKFGLKFSLQFKL from the coding sequence TTGTATAAGTTTTTATTTATAGCAATTCTTGTACTCTCGGTATTAACTTCTCGAGCTCAAAACCGAATTTTTGGTAAAGTAACCGATGCTGCAACCGGCGAAGTACTTCCTTTTGTAAATGTTTATATAAAAAACACTAACATTGGTACCACTACCGACGATAAAGGCACGTTTAACATTAAGCTTTCTAAACTCCCCGATTCGCTAACTGTTTCTTTTGTTGGTTATCGTACTTTATCTAAAGCACTTAAAAGAGGTGTAAGCGTACAGGAACTTAACTTTAAACTATTTGCCAGCACGTTAAATCTGCAGGAAGTAGTAATTCGGCCCGGCGAAAATCCTGCTTTTAAGATTATGCGCCAGGTAATCGAACATAAAAAAACGAACGATAAAAGGCGCTTGCGGGCATACCAATTTGAGGCGTACACCAAAATGCAATTTGATATTGATAACCTGGCGCCTAAAAAGAAGAAAATTGGCTTACGTACGGCACTATCTGCTGTAGTAGATTCGCAAATGTATATCCAAAGCAATGATGGGAAGAAAGTTTTACCTTTCTTTATTTCTGAATCCGTATCAGATTTCTACTATAACCGTGACCCCCGCAAAACCAAAGAAATTGTGAAAGCCTCTAAAGTTACGGGTTATGGTATTCAGGACGGTAATTTAGTAGCGCAGGTAATTGGCAACTCGTATCAGGATTATAATTTTTACCAAAACTACGTAAGTGTTCTGCAAAAAAACTTTATTAGTCCAATGGCCGATGGGTGGAAAAGTGCCTATGAGTATGATTTAGTAGATAGTGTTTACATTGGTAAAACCCGTTGCTATAAAATTAAAATAGAACCTAAACGGGCTCAGGATTTAGCTTTTAACGGCTCTATCTGGATTGCCGATTCGTCGTTTGCCTTACGAAAGATTGATGTACTGGTCAGTAAAGCGGCCAATATTAACTTTGTGGAAAAAATTCATTTGGTTCAGGAAGCTTTGCCCGTTACCGGAGGAACTTGGTTACCCTCCAAAACGGATTTAACCATGAATCTGGCTCGTATTAGTGAATCCCGGCCCGGAATTATTGCTAAAATTAATACTTCGTGTAAAAACATATTAGTTAATCAAGAGCAAAAACAAAGCTTTTTTGATCAACCCATTGTGCTGGCTGATAAAGCAAATAGTAGTTCGGAAAGTTTCTGGGAACAAAGCCGGCACGACACTTTAACCGCCGTCGAAAAGCAGGTTTATTCTTTAATAGATTCAATTAAATCTACTCCCCGCATTAAACACATTACCAAAGTAGTTACGGTATTAGCCACCGGTTACTTTAAAGCTGGGCCTATTAACATTGGTCGGTATCCGTATTTTTACGCCCACAATAATGTGGAAGGGCATCGGTTTCAGGTGGGAGGCAAAACCAACATTGATTTTAGTAATAAATGGGAATTAAAAGGTTTTGCAGCTTACGGCACTCTGGATAAAAGATTTAAATACGAAACATCGGCTCGCTTTATAATTTCCCGCAAAAAGTGGAGCGAAGTGGGTTTTACCCGCAAAGAAGATGTTGAACGAGTTGGTTTAATGTCGGAGAAATTAGAGGATAGTTACTTTTTGACGGGTTTTTCCCGGTTTGGCGATTTAAGACGCCCTTTTTATTTAACCCAAACGAGCGGGTATTTGCAACGTGATATTTTTCCGGGTTTAAGGCAGCGCATTTCACTTAGTAACCGCATTTTCAAACCGGAATATGATTTTGCATATTACCGGCAGGAAGGCGAACAACCAAAAGTTTTAACCCGTGATTTTTCGAGTACGACTGTAACTTTTTTTACTCGTTACGCCCAGAACGAAGTATTTGTACAGAACGACAACGAACGGATAAGTTTAGGATCAACTACGCATTGGCCAATTTTTACTTTTAAATACACTTTAGGTTTAAACGGTTTATTTGGCTCTACAGTAGATTACCAACGTATTGATGTGGGGGTAAAACATGATTTTGTGATGGGCCGTTTAGGAAATGCAATATACCGTCTAGAAGCAGGTAAAATTTATTCTCCCGTACCGTATCCTTTGTTAGAAAATCATTTGGGTAACGAAACGCCTTTTTATTATGCTCAAACGTTTAACCTGATGAATTATTTTGAATTCGCCAGTGATACGTACGCTTCGTTGCATTACGAGCAATATTTTGAAGGTTTACTTTTTAACCGCTTGCCTTTAATCAAGAAGTTAAAATGGCGAATAGTAGGTACTTCTAATGTGTTATACGGCCAGTTAAGTAAAGAAAATCAAGCTCTAATCTCACCCGTTGGCTATAATGGAACTCCACAGGAACCCGTTGGAACCTTAAACAAAACGCCTTACGTTGAAGCTGGTTACGCCATAGAAAACATCTTTAAAGTGTTGCGAATTGATGCTTTTCACCGGGTAACTTATTTGCAAAATCCAGATGTTAAGAAATTTGGTTTAAAATTTTCTTTGCAGTTTAAGTTGTAA
- a CDS encoding tetratricopeptide repeat protein, which produces MLKQILLFFIGSLFFSSCSSPEQSQDKMIDFQKVKYDPAYTLKEISAAINRDPHNATHYFKRAQFYVEANNYTAALKDINQAIAQDEEKGEYYFRKAQILRKTGNYAAALTAATRAEDLNFRSTDLDVLLGELYLFSKKYGMALQYLNDAAEETPQNEYIYFYRGLAYAQTRDTMAAIRNFKSAIRRSPDLVEAYNQLVKIYFARKEDALALDYLRAGQKQDSANAYLWFYRGEYYNNLKQVDSAYISYRNAIKYDSLLYLARQRLGILAFNKNKYSEAAAEIEKALKHSDNLPQAHLVLGESYERTGKLEQALAHYQWIYKREPENIKAMWGVRRTMYQLYKIKRDSLRQDEKERRDSLLAIFRARRQAQAENKKIQKIKND; this is translated from the coding sequence ATGTTAAAACAAATTTTACTTTTTTTTATTGGCAGTCTTTTCTTTTCGTCCTGTTCTTCTCCGGAACAAAGTCAGGATAAAATGATTGATTTTCAAAAAGTAAAATACGATCCTGCTTATACACTTAAAGAAATTAGCGCCGCCATTAACCGCGATCCTCATAATGCTACCCATTATTTTAAGCGGGCTCAGTTTTATGTGGAGGCCAATAACTATACAGCAGCGCTAAAGGATATCAACCAAGCCATTGCTCAGGACGAAGAAAAAGGTGAATACTATTTTCGGAAAGCACAAATTCTACGTAAAACAGGAAATTACGCCGCCGCTCTTACTGCCGCAACCCGGGCCGAAGATTTAAATTTCCGGAGTACAGATTTAGATGTGCTATTAGGAGAACTCTATTTATTTAGTAAAAAATATGGCATGGCATTGCAGTATTTGAACGATGCAGCCGAAGAAACTCCGCAAAACGAATACATTTATTTTTACCGGGGTTTAGCTTACGCTCAAACCAGAGACACTATGGCTGCCATTCGTAATTTTAAGTCGGCCATTCGCCGGTCACCGGATTTAGTAGAAGCTTATAACCAATTGGTAAAAATTTATTTTGCCAGAAAAGAAGATGCTCTTGCCTTAGACTACCTGCGGGCGGGGCAAAAACAAGATTCTGCTAACGCGTATTTATGGTTCTACCGAGGCGAGTACTATAATAACTTAAAGCAGGTAGATAGCGCTTACATTAGTTACCGAAATGCAATAAAATACGATTCTTTGTTATATCTTGCCCGCCAAAGACTAGGAATATTAGCTTTTAATAAAAATAAATATTCCGAAGCTGCTGCTGAAATAGAAAAGGCCTTAAAACATTCGGATAATTTACCCCAGGCACATTTAGTTTTAGGTGAAAGCTATGAAAGAACCGGAAAATTAGAACAAGCCTTGGCCCATTACCAATGGATTTATAAACGGGAACCGGAGAACATAAAAGCCATGTGGGGCGTACGGCGCACCATGTACCAGTTATATAAAATAAAACGCGATAGTTTGCGTCAAGACGAAAAAGAAAGACGAGATAGTTTGCTGGCTATATTTAGAGCGCGCCGGCAAGCGCAGGCAGAAAATAAGAAAATACAAAAAATAAAGAATGATTAA